A single genomic interval of Psychroserpens sp. NJDZ02 harbors:
- a CDS encoding RNA polymerase sigma factor: MSLEILISKFKQKDEKAFESLYNMYKDSMHGVIYNIVKDSAIAEEIMQDVFIKAWHKADSYDVTKGRFFTWLINIARNAAIDKTRSKAFKNSNKNLNSDFFVDIIQSQDSLDNSTDAIGIKKFVDKLAKKCIEVIELLYFKGFTQKEASEELDMPIGTIKTRNRNCIKELREAVL; this comes from the coding sequence ATGTCATTAGAAATTTTAATTTCAAAATTTAAACAAAAAGACGAGAAAGCATTCGAGTCACTTTACAATATGTATAAAGACAGCATGCATGGTGTTATCTACAACATTGTTAAAGATAGTGCCATTGCCGAAGAAATAATGCAAGATGTTTTTATCAAAGCGTGGCATAAAGCAGATAGTTATGATGTAACAAAAGGTCGATTTTTCACCTGGTTAATTAATATTGCTAGAAATGCAGCAATAGATAAAACTAGATCTAAAGCTTTTAAAAACTCTAATAAAAACCTTAACTCCGATTTTTTCGTAGATATCATACAGTCACAAGATAGCTTAGACAATAGTACAGATGCCATTGGTATCAAAAAATTTGTCGATAAACTAGCTAAAAAATGTATTGAAGTTATTGAGCTATTATACTTTAAAGGTTTCACACAAAAAGAAGCTTCTGAAGAATTAGATATGCCAATAGGTACAATAAAGACTAGGAATAGAAATTGTATAAAAGAATTAAGAGAAGCCGTATTATAA
- a CDS encoding YceI family protein, which translates to MKKITQLALALSLVFAVSCKDDTKKTDAKKETTETTEPIAKTEQFVVKPEGTTVKWTAYKTTEKVPVGGQFNTLNFEEKAGDTPQDALNNLSFSIPISGLFTNNDARDLKLKTSFFGEMLNPEFIKGTIKYVDNKYVASITMNGVTNDLPLDVKITDERRVAMSATMELKDWDALGALSILNKVCFDLHKGADGVSKTWEDVSIEINTFLRKN; encoded by the coding sequence ATGAAAAAAATAACACAATTAGCTTTAGCATTATCACTTGTTTTTGCAGTAAGTTGTAAAGACGATACTAAAAAGACTGATGCTAAAAAAGAAACAACAGAAACTACGGAGCCTATAGCAAAAACTGAACAGTTTGTTGTAAAACCGGAGGGAACGACGGTAAAATGGACTGCTTACAAAACAACAGAAAAAGTCCCTGTTGGAGGACAGTTTAATACTTTAAACTTTGAAGAAAAGGCAGGAGACACGCCGCAAGACGCGTTAAACAACTTAAGTTTCTCTATTCCTATTAGTGGCTTATTTACAAATAATGACGCCAGAGATTTAAAATTAAAAACTTCCTTTTTTGGAGAAATGTTAAATCCAGAATTTATTAAAGGAACAATTAAATATGTTGACAACAAATACGTTGCTTCTATTACTATGAATGGTGTGACTAACGACTTACCTTTAGACGTGAAAATTACGGACGAAAGACGAGTAGCAATGTCTGCGACTATGGAATTAAAGGACTGGGACGCTTTGGGTGCTTTAAGCATTTTAAACAAAGTTTGTTTTGATTTACATAAAGGCGCCGATGGTGTTAGTAAAACATGGGAAGATGTTTCTATTGAAATCAATACCTTTTTAAGAAAAAACTAA